One segment of Pseudodesulfovibrio sp. 5S69 DNA contains the following:
- a CDS encoding YceI family protein, whose protein sequence is MKQTKLQRALPALAALLLVLGLTATANAQTWKVDPDHSAAHFSIRHMMIAQVRGMFPAVTGTIDFDHDQPTALDITIDVNSIYTGVEARDAHLKSGDFFAAEIHPKMTFKSTRVFPTDKGFTVAGVLTIKGTSHDVELTVTGLDDPRVDPWGNTRKGATALFSIDRRDYGVDWNAPLDGGGFMVGNTVNIAVDLEAIQPK, encoded by the coding sequence ATGAAACAGACCAAACTCCAGCGCGCATTGCCCGCGCTCGCGGCCCTGCTGCTGGTCCTGGGCCTGACCGCCACGGCCAACGCTCAGACCTGGAAGGTGGACCCGGACCACTCCGCCGCCCACTTCTCCATCCGGCACATGATGATCGCCCAGGTGCGCGGCATGTTCCCCGCCGTGACCGGGACCATCGACTTCGACCACGACCAGCCTACCGCCCTGGACATCACCATCGATGTGAACAGCATCTATACCGGGGTCGAGGCGCGTGACGCCCACCTCAAGAGCGGCGACTTCTTCGCGGCCGAAATCCACCCGAAAATGACCTTCAAGAGCACCCGGGTCTTCCCGACGGACAAAGGGTTCACCGTGGCCGGCGTCCTGACCATCAAGGGCACCTCCCATGACGTGGAACTGACCGTCACCGGCCTCGACGACCCGCGCGTCGACCCCTGGGGCAATACCCGCAAGGGCGCCACCGCCCTGTTCTCCATCGACCGCCGCGACTACGGCGTCGACTGGAACGCCCCCCTGGACGGCGGCGGCTTCATGGTCGGCAATACGGTCAACATAGCCGTCGACCTCGAAGCCATCCAACCCAAGTAA
- the rimK gene encoding 30S ribosomal protein S6--L-glutamate ligase, with the protein MKIIILSRKASLYSTTALVDAGKARGHEVEVINPLRCYMNITSHSPSIHYKGERVEAVDAVIPRIGASITFFGCAVVRQFEMMGVYSLNESIAITRSRDKLRSLQLLSRKGIGLPVTGFASSTKFTGDLIDVVGGAPLVVKLLEGTQGIGVVLAETRHAAESVIQAFQGLNANILVQEYIKESRGTDIRCLVVGGKVVAAMRRTAGKGEFRSNIHRGGSAEPVKITPEERSTAVRAARIMGLNVCGVDLLRSNHGPVVMEVNSSPGLEGIEKATGIDIADKIIEFIEKNAKPGKTKTRGKG; encoded by the coding sequence ATGAAAATCATCATCCTGTCGCGCAAGGCCAGCCTGTACTCCACCACGGCTCTGGTCGACGCCGGGAAGGCGCGCGGCCACGAGGTGGAGGTCATCAACCCCCTGCGCTGCTACATGAACATCACCTCCCACAGCCCGTCCATCCACTACAAGGGCGAGCGGGTGGAGGCCGTGGACGCGGTCATCCCGCGCATCGGCGCGTCCATCACCTTCTTCGGCTGCGCCGTGGTGCGCCAGTTCGAGATGATGGGCGTGTACAGCCTGAACGAGTCCATCGCCATCACCCGCTCCCGCGACAAGCTGCGCAGCCTGCAACTGCTCTCGCGCAAGGGCATCGGCCTGCCGGTCACCGGCTTCGCCAGCTCCACCAAGTTCACCGGCGACCTCATCGACGTGGTCGGCGGCGCGCCCCTGGTGGTCAAGCTGCTGGAAGGCACCCAGGGCATCGGCGTGGTCCTGGCCGAGACCCGGCACGCGGCCGAAAGCGTCATCCAGGCCTTCCAGGGCCTGAACGCCAACATCCTGGTCCAGGAATACATCAAGGAATCACGCGGCACGGACATCCGCTGCCTGGTGGTCGGCGGCAAGGTGGTCGCGGCCATGCGGCGCACGGCGGGCAAGGGCGAGTTTCGCTCCAACATCCACCGCGGGGGCTCGGCCGAGCCGGTCAAGATCACCCCGGAGGAGCGCTCCACCGCGGTCCGGGCCGCCCGGATCATGGGCCTGAACGTCTGCGGCGTGGACCTGCTGCGGTCCAACCACGGCCCGGTGGTCATGGAAGTCAACTCCTCCCCCGGCCTGGAAGGCATCGAAAAGGCCACGGGCATCGACATCGCGGACAAGATCATCGAGTTCATCGAGAAGAACGCCAAGCCCGGCAAGACCAAGACGCGCGGCAAGGGCTAG
- a CDS encoding mechanosensitive ion channel family protein — protein MISTDTAGWLIRGLLALVVGVAAFTLIRLFKGGQARRWRDLRELLSRSMKRRVVLFLTVFASAVALSILAAPSKLPAGWSGPAVTAMNTAWVLLAAWAATLVLSALTGLVRWRYNMDVEDNLGAREVQTKVRILHRMIIIMVWFAAAAAILMQFERFRLLGGTMLASAGVLSIVLGISAQKTFGAIIAGIQIALAHPINLDDVVIVENEWGRIEEITFTYVVVRLWDMRRLVVPITYFTETVFQNWTKKSAEIIGSVFLQVDYATPLEPLREELTRLCEGAGKLWNGKTCVLQVTDAGAETMTLRAIVSSADASRAWDLRCLVREGLITYLNAHYPECLPKRRVLLQEGGRDRAGES, from the coding sequence ATGATTTCCACGGATACTGCGGGCTGGCTCATCAGGGGCCTCCTGGCGCTGGTGGTCGGGGTGGCCGCGTTCACGTTGATCCGCCTGTTCAAGGGCGGCCAGGCCCGGCGCTGGCGCGACCTGCGCGAGCTGTTGTCGCGGTCCATGAAGCGGCGGGTGGTCCTGTTCCTGACGGTTTTCGCCTCGGCCGTGGCCCTGTCCATCCTGGCCGCGCCGTCCAAGCTGCCCGCAGGCTGGTCCGGCCCGGCGGTGACGGCCATGAACACGGCCTGGGTCCTGCTGGCCGCCTGGGCCGCGACCCTGGTGTTGTCGGCCCTGACCGGCCTGGTCCGCTGGCGGTACAACATGGACGTGGAGGACAACCTGGGCGCGCGCGAGGTCCAGACCAAGGTGCGCATCCTGCACCGGATGATCATCATCATGGTCTGGTTCGCGGCGGCGGCCGCCATCCTCATGCAGTTCGAGCGCTTCCGCCTGCTGGGCGGGACCATGCTGGCCTCGGCCGGGGTGCTCAGCATCGTGCTCGGCATTTCGGCCCAGAAGACCTTCGGGGCGATCATCGCGGGCATCCAGATCGCCTTGGCCCACCCCATCAACCTGGACGACGTGGTCATCGTCGAGAACGAGTGGGGGCGCATCGAGGAGATCACCTTCACCTACGTGGTGGTCCGGCTGTGGGACATGCGCCGCCTGGTGGTGCCGATCACCTATTTCACCGAGACCGTGTTCCAGAACTGGACCAAGAAGTCGGCCGAGATCATCGGTTCGGTCTTTCTGCAGGTGGACTACGCCACCCCGCTCGAACCGTTGCGCGAGGAATTGACCCGGCTGTGCGAGGGGGCCGGGAAGCTGTGGAACGGCAAGACCTGTGTGCTCCAGGTGACCGATGCCGGGGCCGAGACCATGACCCTGCGGGCCATCGTCAGCTCGGCGGACGCCTCCAGGGCGTGGGACCTGCGCTGCCTGGTGCGCGAAGGGCTGATCACGTACCTCAACGCGCATTACCCCGAGTGCCTGCCCAAGCGGCGCGTGCTCTTGCAGGAGGGCGGCCGGGACCGGGCCGGGGAGTCGTGA
- the corA gene encoding magnesium/cobalt transporter CorA, with the protein MARFLKKYDQTAGKPPGSLIFVGQQKTDEPRLRIIDYDDNSLRDEIIRDVDVLAPCLTSETTSWLNVDGLHVPEVMERVGAAFSISPLILEDIVNTGHRPKMDESPDLVFITLKMLSINEDRDRILSEQLSFVLTGRCLITFQEQPGDVFEPVRERIRRQSGRLRQRGPDYLLYALLDCVFENYLKVIEILGDRIEAFDEDLLDAPDPELLEEINVYRREMAFVRRAVRPAREIALKLVKTENELVSDEINPYLRDLEDMAEQISEAVETYREMLNDHLNSYNMAVANRLNDVMKFLTIFATIFIPLSFLAGLYGMNFEFMPELKMRYGYFFLLGGMACVAAGMLLYFKKRKWI; encoded by the coding sequence ATGGCCCGATTTCTGAAAAAGTACGATCAGACCGCTGGCAAGCCGCCGGGATCGCTTATCTTCGTCGGCCAGCAGAAGACCGACGAGCCCCGCCTTCGGATCATCGACTACGACGATAACTCCCTGCGCGACGAGATCATCCGCGACGTGGACGTGCTCGCCCCCTGCCTGACCAGCGAGACGACCTCCTGGCTCAACGTGGACGGCCTGCACGTGCCCGAGGTCATGGAACGCGTGGGCGCGGCGTTTTCCATCTCTCCGCTCATCCTTGAGGACATCGTCAACACCGGCCACCGGCCCAAGATGGACGAGTCCCCGGACCTCGTCTTCATCACCCTGAAGATGCTGTCCATCAACGAGGACCGCGACCGAATCCTCTCGGAACAGCTCTCCTTCGTGCTCACCGGCCGTTGCCTGATCACCTTCCAGGAACAGCCCGGCGACGTGTTCGAGCCCGTGCGCGAACGCATCCGCCGCCAGTCGGGCAGGCTGCGCCAGCGCGGCCCGGACTACCTGCTTTACGCCCTGCTCGACTGCGTGTTCGAAAACTACCTCAAGGTCATCGAGATCCTGGGCGACCGCATCGAGGCCTTTGACGAGGACCTCCTGGACGCCCCGGACCCGGAACTGCTTGAGGAGATCAACGTCTACCGCCGCGAGATGGCCTTCGTGCGCCGGGCCGTGCGCCCGGCCCGCGAGATCGCCCTCAAGCTGGTCAAGACCGAAAACGAGCTCGTCAGCGACGAGATCAACCCGTACCTGCGCGACCTCGAAGACATGGCCGAACAGATTTCCGAGGCCGTGGAGACCTACCGCGAGATGCTCAACGACCACCTGAACAGCTACAACATGGCCGTGGCCAACCGCCTCAACGACGTGATGAAGTTCCTGACCATCTTCGCCACCATCTTCATCCCCCTGTCTTTCCTGGCCGGGCTCTACGGCATGAACTTCGAGTTCATGCCCGAACTGAAGATGCGCTACGGCTATTTCTTCCTGCTCGGCGGCATGGCCTGCGTGGCCGCGGGCATGCTCCTGTATTTCAAGAAACGAAAATGGATTTAG
- a CDS encoding succinylglutamate desuccinylase/aspartoacylase family protein, with the protein MTRASVTIGDRKVAAGSHATVLLPVPDTFLRQGSAMPVHVFHGRREGPALFVCAAIHGDELNGVEIIRRLLRLKRLNQLAGTLYAIPIVNIYGFMANTRYLPDRRDLNRFFPGKEGGSLASELAAVFFENVVKNCGYGIDLHTGSNHRRNLPHIRGDMEDPAVLSMAEAFGAPLALDLSGMEGSLRAAARESGVRVLLFEAGEPLRFDEFSIRAGLRGITSVMESLNMLPAGKRKRRRVPLQIATDRTWCRAPASGLFRAVAKLGQHVGQGEVLGTIHDPFGGRSTDLVAPRDGVIIGDQSLASVYKGDAVMHLARFDAPRQAQASVDEYSEMVMDARMAR; encoded by the coding sequence ATGACCAGAGCGTCCGTCACCATCGGAGACCGAAAAGTGGCCGCCGGCAGCCACGCCACGGTACTCCTGCCCGTGCCCGACACCTTCCTGCGCCAGGGCTCGGCCATGCCGGTCCACGTCTTCCACGGCAGGCGCGAGGGCCCGGCCCTGTTCGTCTGCGCGGCCATCCACGGCGACGAGCTCAACGGCGTGGAGATCATCCGGCGGCTGCTGCGCTTAAAAAGGCTGAACCAACTGGCCGGGACCCTCTACGCCATCCCCATCGTGAACATCTACGGGTTCATGGCCAACACCCGCTACCTGCCGGACCGCCGCGACCTGAACCGCTTCTTCCCCGGCAAGGAGGGCGGGTCCCTGGCCTCGGAGCTGGCCGCGGTCTTCTTCGAAAACGTGGTCAAAAACTGCGGCTACGGCATCGACCTGCACACCGGCTCCAACCACCGCCGGAACCTGCCGCACATCCGGGGCGACATGGAAGACCCGGCGGTCCTGTCCATGGCCGAGGCCTTCGGCGCGCCCCTGGCCCTGGACCTGTCCGGCATGGAGGGCTCCCTGCGCGCGGCGGCCAGGGAGAGCGGCGTGCGCGTCCTGCTTTTCGAGGCGGGCGAGCCCCTGCGCTTCGACGAATTCTCCATCCGCGCCGGGCTGCGCGGCATCACCTCGGTGATGGAATCGCTGAACATGCTCCCGGCCGGAAAGCGCAAGCGCCGCCGGGTCCCGCTGCAGATCGCCACGGACCGGACCTGGTGCCGGGCCCCGGCCAGCGGACTGTTCCGGGCCGTCGCCAAGCTCGGCCAGCACGTGGGCCAGGGTGAGGTCCTCGGGACCATCCACGACCCGTTCGGCGGCCGGTCCACGGACCTGGTCGCGCCCCGCGACGGGGTGATCATCGGCGACCAGTCCCTGGCCTCGGTCTACAAGGGCGATGCGGTCATGCACCTCGCGCGGTTCGACGCGCCGCGCCAGGCCCAGGCCTCGGTGGACGAGTATTCTGAGATGGTCATGGACGCCAGGATGGCGCGCTGA
- a CDS encoding PLD nuclease N-terminal domain-containing protein, translating to MMGFGGLLGLVVLVLDVYALVKIFQSSAGTGNKVLWIVLVLLFPVLGFLFWFLMGPKG from the coding sequence ATGATGGGATTTGGCGGATTGCTCGGACTGGTCGTTCTGGTGTTGGACGTCTATGCCCTGGTCAAGATTTTCCAGAGCTCGGCGGGCACCGGAAACAAGGTCCTGTGGATCGTGCTGGTGCTGCTCTTCCCGGTGCTCGGTTTCCTGTTCTGGTTCCTGATGGGGCCCAAGGGCTGA
- a CDS encoding PAS domain-containing hybrid sensor histidine kinase/response regulator, with protein MEYDNLEQCRQRIAELEAELSSADRRWRGVLEHMPLIGVSLDREGRVVFANRHLLELTGRTLGEVLGKDWFDIFLPEDERGRVREMFRNTLAGGGASQHTCHTNEIVTRDGARRTVSWFNVLGLDSAGAVQGVTCLGLDLTAQEEARKALLVGEERLKLALDAANDSVWDLNCGTKEVFVSPQLNTLLGYPRDSIPGIYRTWTDLVHPDDKGGLETALWGAAERRDAFEAEIRIKAFDGNWKWVLIRGKAAESGEDREPVRMVGTLQDIHARKTAEEELRRAKMAADLANSALKVNMAHLRTLMETMPELVWVKDAGGVFLFCNHRFERLYGASEGEIVGRTDFDFVDADLAEFFRAHDRSAMETGRPCINEEQVTYRDDGHVEYLETIKTPLYDSDGKLIGVLGVSRDITERKRILDELKESELRFKLLHNASFGGIFIHDNGILLDCNQGLSDITGYTQEELIGMDGLKLVAESVRDEVADNVRKGLERPYETVGLRKDGGEYPLRVAAKSIPYKGRMVRTVEFQDITDRKRAEDKLRDSERRHRVIFENSPLGMIRFSRDGRILDCNDRFVEMMGSTREALIGFQILHGTNRNMRRSLEIAIAGQPSSYEDYYASQTGSREAYLHVQFNPVDPGNAPTEVIATLEDFSELKLDQDALREAKEQAEAFSRSKTEFLTNMSHEIRTPLNGIMGMLQLMQSTGLSAEQTEYTGAALQSTKRLLNLLTDILDLSRVEAGKLVMRNAPFDLVETCEQVCDLFKLTSTQSGVSLTCELGENVPRRVVGDTVRLQQVLTNLLGNAFKFTASGRIVMSAHRLPDTTHGGYRILFTVSDTGVGIPDGMVDVLFDAFTQVSQGYTRQHQGAGLGLSICRNLVGLMGGGMAIESEEGVGTTLYVSLPFGAGDETAPAVQGAGTLGRAGVRPLSILLAEDERVNSLVMRRILEKCGHSVVTVENGEQVLKALRTTPFDVILMDIQMPVMDGVETARAIRAGEAGEAVVKIPIVAVTAYAMVGDREKFFAAGMDRYVVKPIEMAKLEQALAEVCPEDGA; from the coding sequence GTGGAATACGATAATCTTGAGCAGTGCCGACAGCGCATCGCCGAACTCGAGGCCGAACTATCGAGCGCGGACCGGCGCTGGCGCGGCGTCCTCGAACATATGCCCCTGATCGGCGTCAGCCTGGACAGGGAGGGACGGGTGGTCTTCGCCAACCGCCATCTGCTCGAACTCACCGGGCGGACCCTCGGGGAGGTGCTCGGAAAGGATTGGTTCGACATCTTTCTGCCTGAGGACGAGCGCGGGCGCGTCAGGGAGATGTTCCGGAACACTCTCGCCGGTGGGGGCGCGAGCCAGCACACCTGCCACACCAACGAGATCGTCACCCGCGACGGAGCCCGGCGGACCGTCTCCTGGTTCAACGTCCTCGGCCTGGATTCCGCAGGGGCCGTGCAGGGCGTGACCTGTCTGGGGCTCGACCTGACGGCCCAGGAGGAGGCCCGGAAAGCGTTACTGGTCGGCGAGGAGCGGCTCAAGCTCGCCCTGGACGCGGCCAACGACTCGGTCTGGGACCTCAACTGCGGGACCAAGGAGGTCTTTGTCAGTCCGCAGTTGAACACCCTGCTGGGCTACCCCCGGGATTCCATCCCCGGCATCTACCGGACCTGGACGGATCTGGTCCACCCGGACGACAAGGGCGGGCTCGAAACGGCCTTGTGGGGGGCCGCGGAACGGCGGGACGCCTTTGAGGCCGAGATACGCATCAAGGCCTTTGACGGGAACTGGAAGTGGGTCCTGATCCGGGGCAAGGCGGCCGAGTCGGGAGAAGACCGGGAACCTGTCCGCATGGTCGGTACCCTCCAGGACATCCACGCCCGCAAGACCGCCGAGGAGGAGTTGCGCCGGGCCAAGATGGCCGCCGACCTGGCCAACAGCGCCCTGAAGGTCAACATGGCCCACCTGCGCACCCTGATGGAGACCATGCCCGAGCTGGTCTGGGTCAAGGACGCGGGCGGGGTTTTCCTGTTCTGCAACCACAGGTTCGAGCGGCTCTACGGGGCCAGCGAAGGGGAGATTGTCGGGCGTACGGATTTCGATTTCGTGGACGCGGACCTGGCCGAGTTTTTCCGCGCGCACGACCGCTCGGCCATGGAAACGGGCAGGCCGTGCATCAACGAGGAGCAGGTCACCTACCGCGACGATGGCCATGTGGAGTATCTGGAGACCATCAAGACCCCGCTGTACGACAGCGACGGCAAACTCATCGGCGTGCTCGGCGTGTCCCGCGACATCACCGAGCGCAAGCGCATCCTGGACGAGCTCAAGGAGAGCGAGCTGCGCTTCAAGCTCCTGCACAACGCCTCCTTCGGGGGCATTTTCATCCACGACAACGGCATCCTGCTCGACTGCAACCAGGGGCTCTCCGACATTACCGGCTACACCCAGGAGGAACTGATCGGCATGGACGGGCTCAAGCTCGTGGCCGAGTCGGTGCGCGACGAGGTCGCCGACAACGTCCGCAAGGGGCTGGAGCGGCCCTATGAAACCGTGGGACTGCGCAAGGATGGCGGGGAATACCCCCTGCGGGTCGCGGCCAAGAGCATTCCCTACAAGGGCCGCATGGTCCGGACGGTGGAGTTCCAGGACATCACCGACCGCAAGCGGGCCGAGGACAAGCTCCGGGATAGCGAACGCCGCCACCGGGTCATCTTCGAGAATTCCCCTCTGGGCATGATCCGCTTCAGCCGCGACGGGCGCATCCTGGACTGCAACGACCGCTTCGTGGAGATGATGGGCTCCACCAGGGAGGCGCTCATCGGCTTCCAGATCCTGCACGGCACCAACCGGAATATGCGCCGGTCCCTGGAGATCGCCATCGCCGGGCAGCCCTCCTCCTACGAGGACTATTACGCCTCGCAGACCGGGAGCAGGGAGGCCTACCTGCACGTCCAGTTCAATCCCGTGGATCCGGGTAACGCGCCTACCGAGGTCATCGCCACCCTGGAGGACTTCAGCGAGCTCAAGCTGGATCAGGACGCCCTGCGGGAGGCCAAGGAACAGGCCGAGGCCTTCAGCCGTTCCAAAACGGAATTTCTGACCAACATGAGCCATGAGATCAGGACCCCGCTGAACGGGATCATGGGCATGCTCCAGCTCATGCAGTCCACCGGGCTGAGCGCGGAGCAGACCGAGTACACCGGGGCCGCCCTCCAGTCCACGAAACGGCTGTTGAACCTGCTGACCGACATCCTGGACCTGTCCCGGGTGGAGGCGGGCAAGCTGGTCATGCGCAACGCCCCCTTCGACCTGGTGGAGACCTGCGAGCAGGTCTGCGACCTGTTCAAGCTGACCTCGACCCAGTCCGGGGTCTCCCTGACCTGCGAACTGGGAGAAAACGTCCCGCGCCGCGTGGTCGGGGACACCGTCCGGCTGCAACAGGTCCTGACCAACCTGCTGGGCAACGCCTTCAAGTTCACCGCCTCGGGCAGGATCGTCATGTCGGCGCATCGTCTGCCGGACACGACGCACGGCGGTTACCGCATCCTCTTTACCGTGTCCGACACCGGGGTGGGCATCCCGGACGGGATGGTCGACGTCCTGTTCGACGCCTTCACCCAGGTCAGCCAGGGGTATACGCGCCAGCACCAGGGGGCCGGGCTCGGGTTGTCCATCTGCCGGAACCTGGTCGGCCTCATGGGCGGGGGCATGGCCATCGAGAGCGAGGAAGGGGTGGGCACCACCCTGTACGTGTCCCTGCCCTTCGGCGCAGGGGACGAGACGGCGCCCGCCGTCCAGGGCGCCGGAACCCTCGGCCGGGCCGGGGTCCGTCCGCTGTCCATCCTCCTGGCCGAGGACGAGCGGGTCAACAGCCTGGTCATGCGGCGCATCCTGGAGAAGTGCGGGCATTCCGTGGTCACCGTGGAGAACGGCGAACAGGTCCTCAAGGCCCTGCGGACCACGCCCTTCGACGTGATCCTCATGGACATCCAGATGCCGGTCATGGACGGGGTGGAGACCGCCCGGGCCATCCGCGCGGGAGAGGCCGGGGAGGCCGTGGTCAAGATCCCCATCGTGGCCGTGACCGCCTACGCCATGGTCGGGGACCGCGAAAAATTTTTTGCGGCGGGCATGGACCGGTATGTGGTCAAGCCCATTGAAATGGCGAAGCTGGAGCAGGCCCTGGCCGAGGTCTGCCCGGAGGACGGCGCATGA
- a CDS encoding ATP-dependent zinc protease has product MKKPKEPKMIIGWREWIGLPDLNVPAVKAKVDTGARTSALHAFDVEPFERDGVRYVSFNVHPLQGDDDLVIPCTAPLVDRRKVTNSGGQSQNRHVIATTLLLAGRAWPIELTLTNRDEMKFRMLLGRNAMSGRLVVDPSLSMQAGSAPGKRAYAKRNKG; this is encoded by the coding sequence ATGAAAAAACCGAAAGAACCGAAAATGATCATCGGCTGGCGGGAGTGGATCGGCCTGCCGGACCTGAACGTGCCCGCCGTCAAGGCCAAGGTGGACACCGGGGCGCGGACCTCGGCCCTGCACGCCTTCGACGTCGAGCCCTTCGAACGCGACGGCGTCCGCTACGTCTCCTTCAACGTCCACCCCCTGCAGGGAGACGACGATCTGGTCATCCCGTGCACGGCCCCCCTGGTGGACCGCAGAAAAGTCACCAATTCGGGTGGACAAAGCCAGAACCGCCATGTCATAGCCACCACCCTGCTTCTGGCCGGGCGGGCCTGGCCCATCGAACTGACCCTGACCAACCGGGACGAGATGAAGTTCCGCATGCTCCTCGGACGCAACGCCATGTCCGGGCGGCTGGTGGTGGACCCGTCCCTGTCCATGCAGGCCGGAAGCGCCCCCGGAAAACGGGCGTACGCAAAACGGAACAAAGGATAA
- a CDS encoding SLC13 family permease gives MTIPLPPNPHAIAVLLLTGLALVLFSRDRLPLETSSLVILVCLAVGFEIFPFEADGTRLRAVDFFLGFGNEALVAVCALMIAGQGILRTGALDPVGRSLARFWRVSPGLSLLLTLLLGGFISAFINNVPVVVLLLPVLISVSLKTDTPAAKVLMPMGFSTLLGGTTTTIGTSTNLLVVGVAMEMGLTPFNMFDFAGPAVLAGLIGAAYLWLVAPRLLPGRKICLADSSPRIFTAHLAVTRGGPLDGQPLLKALDMTGNRMKINSLERGEGNRVMLLPDVILAPGDHLVVSDTPERLKEFERILSGTLYPVGSEDEPVSEKNPLSDKDQQVAEIAVFQGSRLHGTTLSDYHLFERTGFIALAIHRSGKRYERVEDHVGDIRLRVGDILLVQGPRRNLAVLKRNTDFLLLDSAMDLPYSRKAPLALAIMLAVIAASATGILTIAISATAGALLMILTGCLTWRDATRALSVQVILIVVTSLALGTAMIRTGGAQYLGSVFVALSGSASPAMILSGLMLLMAGLTNIISNNATAVIGTPIAVSIARQMGLAPEPFVLAVLFGANMSYATPMAYKTNLLVMNAGEYAFSDFLKVGVPLVLIMWGASSFLLPFFYM, from the coding sequence ATGACCATTCCACTGCCGCCCAACCCACACGCCATAGCCGTCCTCCTGCTCACCGGCCTGGCCCTGGTCCTGTTCAGCCGCGACAGGCTCCCCCTGGAGACCTCCAGCCTGGTCATCCTCGTCTGTCTGGCCGTGGGCTTCGAGATATTCCCCTTCGAGGCGGACGGTACGCGCCTGCGGGCCGTGGACTTCTTCCTTGGGTTCGGCAACGAGGCCCTGGTCGCGGTCTGCGCATTGATGATCGCGGGACAGGGCATCCTGCGCACCGGGGCGCTCGACCCCGTGGGGCGCTCCCTGGCCCGGTTCTGGCGGGTCAGCCCGGGCCTGTCCCTGCTCCTGACCCTGCTGCTCGGCGGATTCATCAGCGCCTTCATCAACAACGTGCCCGTGGTGGTCCTGCTCCTGCCGGTGCTCATCAGCGTGTCGCTCAAGACCGACACCCCGGCGGCCAAGGTGCTCATGCCCATGGGCTTCTCCACCCTGCTCGGCGGCACGACCACGACCATCGGCACCTCCACCAACCTCCTGGTGGTGGGGGTGGCCATGGAGATGGGGCTGACCCCGTTCAACATGTTCGACTTCGCCGGGCCGGCCGTGCTCGCGGGGCTGATCGGCGCGGCCTACCTCTGGCTCGTCGCCCCGCGCCTGCTGCCGGGCCGCAAGATATGCCTCGCCGATTCCTCGCCGAGAATCTTTACCGCCCACCTGGCCGTGACCCGGGGCGGCCCCCTGGACGGCCAGCCCCTGCTCAAGGCCCTGGATATGACCGGCAACAGGATGAAGATCAATTCCCTGGAACGGGGCGAGGGCAACCGGGTCATGCTCCTACCGGACGTCATTCTCGCGCCGGGCGACCACCTGGTGGTCAGCGACACCCCGGAGAGGCTCAAGGAGTTCGAGCGGATATTGAGCGGCACCCTGTACCCGGTCGGGTCCGAGGACGAACCGGTCAGCGAAAAGAACCCCCTGAGCGACAAGGACCAGCAGGTCGCCGAGATTGCCGTGTTCCAAGGCTCCCGGCTCCACGGGACCACCCTGAGCGACTACCACCTCTTCGAGCGCACCGGATTCATCGCCCTGGCCATCCACCGCTCGGGCAAACGCTACGAGCGGGTCGAGGACCACGTCGGCGACATCCGGCTGCGCGTGGGCGACATCCTGCTCGTCCAGGGGCCGCGCCGGAACCTCGCGGTGCTCAAGCGGAACACCGACTTCCTGCTCCTCGACTCGGCCATGGACCTGCCCTATTCGCGCAAGGCCCCCCTGGCCCTGGCCATCATGCTCGCCGTGATCGCGGCCTCGGCGACCGGCATACTGACCATCGCCATCAGCGCCACGGCGGGCGCCCTGCTCATGATCCTGACCGGCTGCCTGACCTGGCGCGACGCCACCCGCGCGCTGAGCGTCCAGGTCATCCTCATCGTGGTCACCAGCCTGGCACTGGGCACGGCCATGATCCGCACGGGCGGGGCCCAATACCTCGGCTCGGTCTTCGTGGCCTTGTCCGGGAGCGCATCCCCCGCCATGATCCTAAGCGGCCTGATGCTGCTCATGGCCGGGCTGACCAACATCATCTCCAACAACGCCACGGCGGTCATCGGTACGCCCATCGCCGTGTCCATCGCCCGGCAAATGGGGCTCGCGCCCGAGCCCTTCGTCCTGGCCGTGCTTTTCGGGGCGAACATGAGCTACGCCACGCCCATGGCCTACAAGACCAACCTGCTGGTCATGAACGCGGGCGAGTACGCCTTCTCCGACTTCCTCAAGGTGGGCGTGCCCCTGGTCCTGATCATGTGGGGGGCGTCCTCGTTCCTGTTGCCTTTCTTCTACATGTGA